From the genome of Desulfovibrio psychrotolerans, one region includes:
- a CDS encoding portal protein: MESTRLKMARETVAFLESRRSGWEPLWRDIAEYVVPYKGRFGSASSREPDRGERRGARIIDSTATRAVRVLAAGMQGGLTSPARPWFRLRLADRDLMEFGPVRVWLDDVEGRVYNALARSNFYQSIHGMYTELGAFGSADLYHAHDAERGMNFSCLSCGEYAWAANAHGRVDTVARRSVMTARQVAERYGEQAMSAAARRMLRKEPYGFMEVVHLVMPRRERDVAKRDRLNMPWASVVFEAARTGDGPGADLLHEGGYEEFPHLCARWDVNGSDVYGRSPGMDALPDVKMLQEMAKSQLLAVHKVVNPPMRVPTGYKQRLNLIPGAQNYVNPNQPDALAPLYQINPDIQAVSYKIDDVRRAIREGFFNDLFLMFAGDARSNVTAAEVMERSQEKLLMLGPVIERYQTEILDPLISRSFGILSRAGALPPVPPELAGEEMNIEYVSVLAQAQKQSAGHAIRQLAGDVERMAAVAPQVLDKLDFDQCVDQLAAIAGAPARIIRSADEVRGVREAREAAQLERAQEEQMLRLVRGAKELSGVETEQGNAVDIVLRQAGLAARRGEGA; encoded by the coding sequence ATGGAATCCACCCGACTGAAAATGGCCCGTGAGACTGTGGCGTTTCTGGAATCCCGCAGGTCCGGCTGGGAACCGCTGTGGCGCGATATTGCGGAATATGTGGTGCCCTACAAGGGGCGGTTCGGGAGCGCTTCCTCGCGCGAGCCGGACAGGGGCGAGAGGCGCGGAGCCAGAATTATTGATTCCACGGCCACCAGAGCCGTGCGTGTGCTGGCGGCAGGCATGCAGGGCGGGCTGACGTCGCCCGCGCGCCCGTGGTTCCGGCTGCGTCTGGCGGACCGGGATCTCATGGAGTTCGGCCCGGTGCGCGTGTGGCTGGATGACGTGGAAGGGCGCGTTTACAACGCGCTTGCGCGATCCAACTTCTACCAGTCCATCCACGGCATGTACACGGAACTGGGAGCGTTCGGCTCTGCCGACCTGTACCATGCGCATGATGCCGAACGGGGTATGAATTTTTCCTGTCTTTCCTGCGGGGAATACGCATGGGCCGCCAACGCCCACGGAAGGGTGGATACGGTGGCCCGCCGTTCCGTAATGACCGCGCGGCAGGTGGCGGAACGCTATGGGGAACAGGCCATGAGCGCCGCCGCACGCAGGATGCTGCGCAAGGAACCTTACGGTTTCATGGAGGTGGTGCATCTGGTCATGCCCCGGCGGGAACGTGATGTTGCCAAACGGGACAGGCTGAATATGCCGTGGGCATCGGTGGTGTTTGAGGCGGCGCGGACAGGAGACGGGCCGGGAGCGGACCTGCTGCATGAGGGTGGTTATGAGGAGTTTCCGCACCTGTGCGCCCGCTGGGACGTAAACGGCTCTGATGTGTACGGGCGGTCTCCGGGCATGGATGCCCTGCCCGATGTGAAGATGCTGCAGGAGATGGCCAAAAGTCAGCTGCTTGCCGTGCACAAGGTGGTGAATCCGCCCATGCGGGTGCCCACGGGGTATAAGCAGCGGCTGAACCTTATCCCCGGTGCGCAGAACTATGTGAACCCCAACCAGCCGGACGCGCTGGCACCCCTGTATCAGATAAACCCCGATATTCAAGCGGTGAGCTACAAGATTGATGACGTGCGCCGGGCCATCCGTGAGGGGTTCTTCAACGATCTGTTTCTCATGTTCGCCGGGGATGCGCGGTCTAACGTGACGGCGGCCGAGGTGATGGAGCGCAGTCAGGAGAAGCTGCTCATGCTCGGGCCTGTCATTGAGCGCTATCAGACCGAGATTCTGGACCCGCTCATCTCGCGCAGCTTCGGGATTCTTTCCCGTGCAGGGGCGCTGCCGCCCGTGCCGCCGGAACTGGCCGGGGAGGAGATGAACATAGAATACGTTTCCGTTCTGGCGCAGGCGCAGAAACAGTCCGCAGGGCATGCCATACGGCAGCTGGCGGGGGATGTGGAGCGTATGGCCGCCGTTGCACCGCAGGTGCTGGACAAGCTGGATTTTGACCAGTGCGTGGATCAGCTTGCTGCCATTGCGGGTGCGCCTGCGCGGATTATCCGCTCTGCCGACGAGGTGCGCGGGGTGCGTGAGGCGCGCGAGGCGGCCCAGTTGGAACGGGCGCAGGAGGAACAGATGCTGCGGCTGGTGCGGGGGGCAAAGGAACTTTCCGGCGTGGAAACGGAGCAGGGCAACGCCGTGGATATTGTGCTGCGTCAGGCGGGATTGGCTGCGCGGCGCGGGGAGGGTGCATGA
- the icd gene encoding NADP-dependent isocitrate dehydrogenase, protein MRKTVLFIEGDGIGPEVMKVAQPVVNRAVEKAYGSERSLEWKELLAGEKAFRETGEYLPQSTLDALRGAELAIKGPLTTPVGKGFRSLNVTMRQTLDLYACIRPIRYFEGIVSPVKHPEKVDMIVFRENTEDVYAGIEYASGTPEAMRIIDFFRSELGVNVDVTAGVGLKPMTPKGSKRLVRKALEYAVAQGKSSVTLVHKGNIMKYTEGGFREWGYEVARDEFGDRTVTEKDAAPGTDRIVVKDRIADAMFQEVLIRPEQYSVIATTNLNGDYISDALAAQVGGLGLAPGVNMSDTLAFFEATHGTAPTIAGQDKANPGSLILCGAMLLDHLGWHEAAALIHNAMNRAISAKSVTVDLASQMEGARTVGCREFGDILGSLL, encoded by the coding sequence ATGCGCAAGACTGTACTGTTTATTGAAGGTGACGGGATTGGTCCCGAGGTGATGAAGGTTGCCCAGCCCGTGGTGAACAGGGCTGTGGAGAAGGCATACGGATCGGAGCGTTCGCTTGAGTGGAAGGAACTGCTGGCGGGGGAGAAGGCTTTCCGCGAGACAGGCGAGTACCTGCCCCAGAGCACGCTGGATGCCCTGCGCGGTGCCGAGCTTGCCATAAAGGGACCGCTGACTACCCCGGTGGGCAAGGGGTTCCGCAGCCTGAACGTGACCATGCGGCAGACGCTGGACCTGTATGCCTGCATTCGTCCGATACGCTACTTTGAAGGCATTGTTTCGCCTGTGAAGCACCCGGAAAAGGTGGACATGATTGTGTTCCGCGAAAACACGGAAGACGTGTACGCGGGGATTGAGTATGCCTCCGGTACGCCGGAAGCAATGCGCATAATTGATTTTTTCCGTAGCGAACTGGGTGTGAATGTGGATGTTACCGCAGGCGTGGGGCTGAAGCCCATGACGCCCAAAGGCTCCAAGCGGCTGGTGCGCAAGGCACTGGAATACGCCGTGGCGCAGGGTAAATCCAGTGTGACCCTTGTGCACAAGGGGAACATCATGAAGTACACCGAGGGCGGGTTCCGTGAATGGGGCTACGAGGTGGCGCGCGATGAGTTCGGCGACCGCACGGTGACGGAAAAGGACGCCGCTCCCGGCACGGACCGCATTGTGGTGAAGGACCGCATTGCCGACGCCATGTTCCAGGAGGTGCTCATCCGCCCCGAACAGTACAGCGTGATTGCCACCACCAACCTGAACGGCGACTACATTTCCGATGCGCTTGCCGCGCAGGTGGGCGGTCTGGGGCTTGCTCCGGGCGTGAACATGTCTGACACGCTGGCGTTCTTTGAAGCCACCCACGGCACCGCGCCCACCATAGCGGGGCAGGACAAGGCGAACCCCGGAAGTCTTATCCTGTGCGGTGCCATGCTGCTGGACCATTTAGGCTGGCACGAGGCGGCTGCCCTTATCCATAACGCCATGAACCGGGCCATTTCCGCCAAGTCCGTGACCGTGGACCTTGCCTCGCAGATGGAAGGCGCACGGACCGTGGGCTGCAGGGAGTTCGGCGATATTCTGGGCTCGCTGCTGTAG
- a CDS encoding sugar transferase: MHVTLTGGDASFFTTEAAPLLRAMREAGHSVTVMAPRFDARTTAALTAMGVDTHTFASPREGIIPLRNAVSVFSLWRAFRARRSDTVLNCGVPCIIHGSLAAHLAGTRRIFALVNDAASAFPGHARTLLADRSILAETSSQCPAGNNGSTAEDVPAARRSAEMTQAAAKTAQPWADDTTLRPAQPSAATPSSPDGPYGTGGTGETDGTGNTGGTDETNGTELNLQTQQTEQAEQTELEGQTEPAGQADSAFAKPLRRARKALITRADKTAAESDTAADPHAPLDPDALAEQAGYAGRGQSFVRLAKATFARLAAHLRTRFRVASCKAALSANRTVFFLNSDDRTIFTKGRILPVHTRHCLTSGFGVDIQAHAATPLPDTSPGMEFLCIARLTRLSGVEEFAEAARLVRQQYPESRFRLIGQTVEDPMALSPSDLSLWKMWLTIEPPDSVAPDASVMERALAGATVFVLPSVHEAMPAATLRALAAGRPVITTDAPGCRETVLHCANGYLVPPRNAQSLAEAMLRCIREPQILPAMGEASRRYAEERFDMHKATRPLLREMHLAHAGPETVLPQTVLSSAVKRAFDLVLAVPLCVLLLPVMAVVAWKVRTRISKDVFFRQERPGKEGKLFRILKFKTMTDAVDEHGALLPDADRLPLLGKRLRAASLDELPELWNVIRGEMSLVGPRPLLPSYLERYSPRQARRHEVRPGITGWAQVNGRNSASWQERLEMDVWYVDNHSLWLDMRILFLTVWNVLRRKDISAPGHATCPEFMGNDPSAACPGMPEEEQTTGTSPASGASSASPASDGSGSHGNSGGTQPQPATPEDTATQAAAAADSKHPPEKP; this comes from the coding sequence ATGCACGTAACGCTCACGGGAGGCGACGCCTCCTTCTTTACGACCGAAGCTGCTCCGCTTCTGCGCGCCATGCGCGAGGCAGGTCACTCCGTCACCGTCATGGCTCCCCGGTTCGATGCCCGTACCACCGCCGCCCTCACCGCCATGGGCGTTGATACGCACACCTTTGCCAGCCCGCGCGAGGGCATCATCCCCCTGCGCAACGCGGTTTCCGTCTTCTCCCTGTGGCGCGCCTTCCGCGCCCGGCGGTCAGATACGGTGCTCAACTGCGGCGTCCCCTGCATCATCCACGGTTCGCTCGCGGCGCACCTCGCCGGAACCAGACGCATCTTCGCGCTGGTAAACGATGCCGCCTCGGCGTTTCCCGGGCACGCCCGCACCCTGCTTGCAGACCGCTCCATACTTGCCGAAACGTCAAGCCAGTGCCCTGCCGGGAACAACGGCAGCACAGCGGAAGACGTTCCGGCAGCACGGCGTTCTGCGGAAATGACGCAGGCGGCAGCAAAAACCGCTCAACCCTGGGCAGATGACACTACGTTACGCCCGGCACAACCGTCCGCCGCAACCCCGTCTTCGCCCGACGGACCGTATGGGACGGGCGGCACGGGCGAGACGGACGGGACGGGTAACACGGGCGGCACAGATGAAACCAATGGGACGGAACTAAATTTACAGACACAACAGACAGAACAGGCAGAACAGACGGAACTCGAAGGACAGACCGAACCTGCAGGACAGGCAGACTCAGCGTTCGCCAAGCCCTTACGCCGTGCCCGCAAGGCACTCATCACACGGGCGGATAAAACCGCAGCCGAATCCGATACCGCAGCAGACCCCCATGCCCCGCTGGACCCGGATGCCCTTGCGGAACAGGCAGGCTATGCCGGGCGCGGGCAAAGCTTCGTCCGCCTTGCCAAGGCAACCTTCGCACGCCTTGCCGCCCATCTGCGCACGCGCTTCCGGGTTGCCTCCTGCAAGGCAGCCCTCAGCGCCAACCGCACCGTTTTCTTCCTGAACAGTGACGACAGAACCATCTTCACCAAAGGGCGCATCCTGCCCGTACATACCCGCCATTGCCTGACCAGCGGCTTCGGTGTGGACATACAGGCCCATGCCGCCACGCCGCTGCCGGACACCTCCCCCGGCATGGAATTTCTGTGCATAGCCCGCCTCACCCGTCTTTCCGGCGTAGAAGAATTCGCGGAAGCCGCGCGGCTGGTGCGGCAGCAATACCCGGAATCCCGCTTCCGGCTCATCGGGCAAACGGTAGAAGACCCCATGGCCCTTTCTCCCAGCGATCTCAGCCTGTGGAAGATGTGGCTGACCATTGAACCGCCGGATTCCGTCGCACCGGACGCGTCGGTCATGGAACGTGCCCTTGCCGGGGCCACGGTGTTTGTCCTGCCTTCCGTGCACGAGGCCATGCCCGCCGCCACCCTGCGTGCGCTGGCCGCAGGCCGTCCGGTCATCACCACAGACGCTCCCGGCTGCCGCGAAACCGTTCTCCACTGCGCAAACGGCTACCTCGTGCCCCCCCGCAATGCCCAGTCTCTGGCAGAAGCCATGCTGCGCTGCATCCGCGAACCCCAAATCCTTCCGGCCATGGGAGAAGCCTCCCGCCGGTACGCCGAGGAGCGGTTCGACATGCACAAGGCCACCCGCCCCCTGCTCAGGGAAATGCACCTCGCCCATGCCGGTCCGGAAACGGTGCTGCCGCAGACAGTCCTTTCCAGCGCGGTCAAACGCGCCTTCGACCTTGTTCTCGCCGTTCCCCTGTGCGTTCTGCTGCTGCCGGTCATGGCCGTCGTAGCGTGGAAGGTGCGCACCCGCATTTCCAAAGACGTTTTTTTCCGTCAGGAACGCCCCGGCAAAGAAGGCAAACTGTTCCGCATCCTCAAATTCAAGACCATGACCGATGCCGTGGACGAACACGGCGCCCTCCTGCCCGATGCGGACCGCCTTCCCCTGCTGGGCAAACGCCTCCGGGCTGCCTCGCTGGACGAGTTGCCCGAGCTGTGGAACGTCATCCGGGGCGAGATGAGCCTTGTGGGACCGCGCCCCTTGCTGCCCTCCTATCTGGAACGCTACTCCCCGCGTCAGGCCCGGCGGCACGAAGTGCGGCCCGGCATCACCGGATGGGCACAGGTAAACGGACGCAACAGCGCATCATGGCAGGAACGTCTGGAAATGGATGTCTGGTATGTGGACAACCACTCCCTGTGGCTGGACATGCGCATCCTCTTCCTCACGGTGTGGAATGTACTGCGGCGCAAGGATATCTCGGCCCCCGGCCATGCCACCTGCCCGGAATTCATGGGCAACGATCCCTCCGCCGCCTGCCCCGGCATGCCGGAAGAGGAACAGACAACCGGCACCTCCCCCGCTTCCGGAGCTTCCAGTGCTTCCCCGGCTTCAGATGGTTCCGGCAGCCACGGCAACTCCGGCGGCACGCAGCCCCAGCCTGCCACGCCGGAGGATACAGCCACGCAGGCCGCTGCCGCAGCGGACAGCAAACACCCCCCGGAGAAACCCTGA
- a CDS encoding DegT/DnrJ/EryC1/StrS family aminotransferase, with amino-acid sequence MKSVQPQQRVYLSPPHMCGRELEFVQQAFASNYIAPLGPMVTGFEEDFAAHSGISHCAALSSGTAALHIALRLLGIGRGDIVLASSLTFIGSVSPVTFLGAEPVFIDSDTATWNMDPNLLSDAVKDYCRQGKTPAAVVVTDLYGQCADYDALREVLDRNGIPLVIDAAESVGATYKGRHAGKGGICAAYSFNGNKIITTSGGGMLAAEDGDFISRARWLSQQARENAPHYEHVEVGYNYRMSNIVAAIGRGQLTALNERVNAKRQLAARYEQALSHLPGISFMPEASYGRSNRWLTVMQVDEQAFGASPETIRLALERENIESRPVWKPMHMQPVFRQCAVYGGRVSESLFAKGLCLPSGTAMTDQDFERVIATIHSCAGEGAK; translated from the coding sequence GTGAAATCAGTGCAGCCGCAACAGCGCGTCTATCTCTCCCCTCCCCACATGTGCGGGCGGGAACTGGAATTTGTGCAGCAGGCATTCGCCAGCAACTACATCGCCCCCCTCGGCCCCATGGTCACGGGGTTTGAGGAAGACTTCGCCGCCCATTCCGGCATCTCCCATTGCGCGGCCCTTTCCAGCGGCACTGCGGCCCTGCACATTGCCCTGCGTCTTCTCGGCATAGGCCGGGGAGATATCGTGCTGGCATCCAGTCTCACCTTCATCGGCAGCGTCTCGCCCGTCACCTTCCTCGGCGCGGAACCCGTGTTCATAGACAGCGACACCGCCACATGGAACATGGACCCCAACCTGCTTTCCGATGCGGTCAAGGACTACTGCCGCCAAGGCAAAACCCCTGCCGCCGTTGTGGTCACAGACCTCTACGGGCAATGTGCCGACTACGACGCCCTGCGCGAGGTGCTGGACAGAAACGGCATCCCGCTGGTCATAGACGCCGCCGAATCCGTAGGTGCCACCTACAAGGGCCGCCACGCGGGCAAGGGCGGCATCTGCGCCGCCTATTCCTTCAACGGTAATAAAATTATCACCACATCCGGGGGCGGCATGCTCGCCGCAGAAGACGGCGACTTCATCAGCCGCGCGCGCTGGCTTTCCCAGCAGGCACGGGAAAACGCCCCCCACTACGAGCATGTGGAGGTAGGCTACAACTACCGCATGAGCAACATCGTGGCCGCCATCGGGCGCGGGCAGCTCACGGCCCTGAACGAGCGTGTAAACGCCAAGCGGCAGCTTGCCGCACGGTACGAGCAGGCACTGAGTCACCTTCCGGGTATATCCTTCATGCCGGAAGCGTCTTACGGACGCAGCAACCGCTGGCTCACGGTCATGCAGGTGGACGAGCAGGCCTTCGGCGCAAGTCCGGAGACCATCCGCCTTGCCCTTGAGCGGGAAAACATAGAATCCCGCCCGGTCTGGAAGCCCATGCACATGCAGCCGGTGTTCCGTCAATGCGCCGTCTACGGCGGGCGCGTCTCCGAATCTCTTTTCGCCAAGGGCCTGTGCCTGCCTTCCGGCACCGCCATGACGGATCAGGACTTCGAAAGAGTTATTGCGACCATCCATTCCTGTGCCGGAGAAGGTGCCAAGTGA
- a CDS encoding nucleoside-diphosphate sugar epimerase/dehydratase has product MTLFNFRSLNFYIMVGIDLLCFAAALFFSYCIRFDFNIPHQYLVQYMNLLIPTLLIKFSVFLALGMYRGMWRYTSLHDTWKLLQGIVLQTGMLLIFIFYMYGTPGFARAVFILDPFATFILTGGVRLAIRMAFSLRENGTLPFCGPRCLLSKDERKRVLIIGAGRAGEQFARELQSAPHLGYEVVGFIDREPELKGRTIHGKTVFGGLDLLASTAQLTRAHEAIIALTEASGDSIREIVSACKSTELAHKILPPMNEILDWKRGIKALREVNYLDLLGRTQVELDTQAIAAYLEGRTILVTGCGGSIGSELVRQIVRFHPAKLVLVDSGEHNLYQIEMELLHRIGFKSYVTVLGNIRDKALMQSVFAVNQPHAVFHAAAYKHVPMLERNPWQAVHNNVFGTRTLMQAAVDAGVERFVVVSTDKAVRPTNVMGATKRITEMLMQSFSGGATRFMAVRFGNVLGSSGSVIPLFLDQISKGGPVTVTHPEVTRYFMSIPEAAQLILQSGTMAQGGEIFVLDMGVPVRIADMAADLIRLAGLEPGKDIDIIFTGLREGEKLYEELITDGEGILRTEHDKIMVLGCCDSPVSAPHERKAFYGALEELDKAAAAYDPVTIRTILRRIVPEYIPADELRRGKAD; this is encoded by the coding sequence GTGACACTTTTCAACTTCCGCTCCCTGAACTTCTACATCATGGTGGGCATAGACCTGCTGTGCTTTGCGGCTGCACTGTTCTTTTCCTACTGTATCCGGTTCGACTTCAACATACCGCATCAGTACCTCGTCCAGTACATGAACCTGCTCATCCCCACCCTGCTCATCAAGTTCAGCGTATTCCTTGCGCTGGGCATGTACCGGGGCATGTGGCGCTACACCAGCCTGCACGATACATGGAAGCTGCTCCAGGGCATCGTCCTGCAAACGGGAATGCTGCTCATCTTCATCTTCTACATGTACGGAACACCGGGTTTCGCTCGCGCGGTCTTCATTCTGGACCCCTTCGCCACCTTCATCCTCACGGGCGGCGTGCGCCTCGCCATCCGCATGGCCTTCAGCCTGCGCGAAAACGGCACCCTGCCCTTCTGCGGCCCCCGGTGCCTGCTTTCCAAAGATGAACGCAAGCGCGTGCTGATCATCGGCGCAGGCAGGGCAGGCGAACAGTTCGCCCGCGAACTGCAGTCCGCTCCTCATCTGGGATACGAAGTTGTGGGCTTCATCGACCGCGAACCGGAACTCAAGGGCCGTACCATCCACGGCAAAACCGTGTTCGGCGGTCTGGATCTTCTGGCGTCCACCGCCCAGCTCACCCGCGCACATGAAGCGATCATCGCCCTCACCGAGGCCAGCGGCGATTCCATCCGCGAAATCGTCTCCGCCTGCAAATCCACAGAGCTTGCGCACAAGATTCTGCCCCCCATGAACGAGATTCTGGACTGGAAGCGGGGCATCAAGGCACTGCGCGAGGTGAACTACCTCGACCTCCTCGGCCGCACGCAGGTAGAGCTTGATACGCAGGCCATCGCCGCCTATCTGGAAGGCAGAACCATCCTCGTCACAGGCTGCGGCGGTTCCATAGGCTCGGAACTGGTCCGCCAGATAGTGCGCTTCCACCCCGCCAAACTGGTGCTTGTGGATTCCGGCGAACACAATCTGTACCAGATAGAGATGGAACTGCTCCACCGCATCGGCTTTAAAAGCTACGTCACCGTGCTCGGCAACATACGCGACAAGGCCCTCATGCAGTCGGTGTTCGCCGTCAACCAGCCCCACGCCGTATTCCACGCCGCCGCCTACAAGCACGTGCCCATGCTGGAACGCAATCCGTGGCAGGCCGTACACAACAACGTGTTCGGCACACGCACGCTCATGCAGGCCGCCGTAGATGCCGGGGTAGAACGCTTCGTGGTCGTCTCCACAGACAAGGCCGTGCGCCCCACCAACGTCATGGGCGCCACCAAGCGCATCACGGAAATGCTCATGCAGTCCTTCTCCGGCGGTGCCACCCGCTTCATGGCCGTGCGCTTCGGCAACGTCCTCGGCTCCTCCGGCTCGGTCATTCCGCTGTTCCTCGACCAGATCAGCAAGGGCGGTCCCGTCACCGTCACCCATCCGGAGGTTACCCGCTACTTCATGTCCATACCGGAAGCCGCCCAGCTCATCCTGCAGTCGGGCACCATGGCGCAGGGCGGAGAAATCTTCGTGCTGGACATGGGCGTGCCCGTACGCATCGCCGATATGGCGGCAGACCTCATCCGCCTTGCGGGTCTGGAACCCGGCAAAGACATAGACATCATCTTCACGGGACTGCGCGAAGGCGAAAAGCTGTACGAAGAACTCATCACCGACGGCGAAGGCATCCTGCGCACAGAGCACGACAAGATCATGGTTCTCGGCTGCTGCGATTCCCCCGTATCGGCACCGCACGAACGCAAGGCGTTCTACGGCGCTCTGGAAGAACTGGACAAGGCCGCAGCAGCGTATGATCCGGTCACCATCCGCACCATCCTCAGGCGTATCGTTCCGGAATACATCCCGGCAGACGAACTACGAAGGGGCAAGGCGGACTGA
- a CDS encoding helix-turn-helix domain-containing protein — protein MSAEKIGARVRKYREERKLTREELAGTADISVSVLTALEEDNLCPSIAPLQKLARAMNVRLGTFMDDQVSTDPLIVRASARQADLTMQKAGNKRPAVRFHSLGKGKNDRNMEPFFIEMSPEPEEDRKLSSHQGEEFIVVVSGSLQVVYGKEEYVLQQGDSIYYNSIVPHYVGAAANAPAQIYAVIYYP, from the coding sequence ATGTCCGCAGAAAAAATCGGGGCCCGTGTCCGCAAGTACCGCGAAGAAAGAAAGCTGACCCGCGAAGAGCTGGCCGGGACGGCAGACATATCCGTATCCGTGCTCACCGCGCTGGAAGAGGACAACCTCTGTCCCTCCATCGCCCCGTTGCAAAAGCTTGCCCGGGCCATGAACGTCCGCCTCGGCACCTTCATGGACGATCAGGTCTCCACAGACCCCCTCATCGTCCGCGCCTCCGCCCGTCAGGCGGACCTGACCATGCAGAAGGCGGGCAACAAGCGCCCCGCGGTCCGCTTCCACTCCCTCGGCAAGGGCAAAAACGACCGCAACATGGAACCGTTTTTCATAGAAATGTCCCCGGAACCGGAAGAAGACCGCAAACTCTCCTCCCATCAGGGCGAAGAATTCATCGTCGTGGTCTCCGGCTCGCTGCAGGTGGTCTACGGCAAGGAAGAATACGTCCTGCAACAGGGCGACAGCATCTATTACAACTCCATCGTTCCCCACTATGTGGGGGCTGCAGCAAACGCCCCGGCGCAAATCTACGCCGTCATCTACTACCCGTAG
- a CDS encoding AMP-binding protein: MEQFEIREKTLGQILDDTIALYPDNDAVIYVDRDYRLTYREFGQVVDDLARGLMALGVQHGEKVAVWSTNVPYWVALQFATAKIGAILLTVNTNYRKSEVQYLLNQSECENLFIMDGFRDHDYVQTIFDLIPELKTQPRGKLQCPNFPHLKRVMFLGAEKHRGMYSVPEIMSMKAMVSGQEYTERQTMLSPHDVVNMQYTSGTTGFPKGVMLSHLNIGLNGYWIGKNQNFTSKDRLCLPVPLFHCFGCVLGVLAAVNHGAALVILETFSPLHVMASVDQEKCTALYGVPTMFISVLEHKLFDKFDYSSLRTGIMAGSICPEPLMRKVIDKMNMREITICYGLTEASPVMTQTLPHDSFERRTQSVGKNMPGIEVKIVDPDTGLECPPNTQGEVVCRGYNVMKGYYSMPEATEKAIDAEGWLHSGDLGTMDAEGYVVITGRIKDMIIRGGENIYPREIEEFLYRMESIQDIQVVGVPSRKYGEEVGAFIIPKEGCEIAPEDVRDFCRGQIAWHKVPRYIAFVKEYPMTASGKIQKYKLREMAQELFPEAMR; the protein is encoded by the coding sequence ATGGAACAGTTCGAGATCCGCGAAAAAACGCTGGGGCAGATACTGGACGACACCATCGCCCTGTATCCGGACAACGATGCCGTCATCTACGTAGACCGCGACTACCGCCTCACGTACAGGGAGTTCGGTCAGGTGGTGGACGACCTCGCCCGGGGCCTCATGGCGCTGGGCGTGCAGCACGGTGAAAAGGTGGCAGTCTGGTCCACCAACGTGCCCTACTGGGTCGCCCTGCAGTTTGCCACGGCAAAAATCGGCGCCATCCTGCTCACGGTAAACACCAACTACCGCAAGAGCGAGGTCCAGTACCTGCTCAACCAGTCCGAGTGCGAAAACCTGTTCATCATGGACGGCTTCCGCGACCACGACTACGTGCAGACCATCTTCGATCTCATCCCGGAGCTGAAAACCCAGCCCCGGGGCAAACTCCAGTGCCCCAACTTCCCGCACCTCAAGCGGGTCATGTTCCTCGGCGCAGAAAAGCACCGGGGCATGTATTCCGTCCCGGAAATCATGTCCATGAAGGCCATGGTCTCCGGGCAGGAATATACGGAGAGGCAGACCATGCTCTCCCCGCACGATGTGGTGAACATGCAATACACCTCGGGCACCACGGGCTTCCCCAAGGGGGTCATGCTCTCGCACCTGAACATCGGCCTGAACGGCTACTGGATCGGCAAAAACCAGAACTTCACCAGCAAAGACAGGCTGTGCCTTCCCGTGCCGCTGTTCCACTGCTTCGGCTGCGTTCTGGGCGTACTCGCCGCCGTCAACCACGGTGCCGCACTGGTCATACTGGAAACATTCAGTCCGCTGCACGTCATGGCGTCTGTGGATCAGGAAAAATGCACCGCCCTGTACGGCGTGCCCACCATGTTCATCTCCGTGCTGGAACACAAACTGTTCGACAAGTTCGACTACAGCTCCCTGCGCACGGGCATCATGGCCGGGTCCATCTGCCCGGAACCGCTCATGCGCAAGGTCATAGACAAGATGAACATGCGCGAAATAACCATCTGCTACGGCCTCACGGAAGCCTCTCCCGTCATGACGCAGACCCTCCCGCACGACAGCTTCGAACGCCGCACCCAGAGCGTGGGCAAAAACATGCCCGGCATAGAGGTCAAAATCGTGGACCCCGATACCGGCCTTGAATGCCCTCCCAACACGCAGGGCGAGGTGGTCTGCCGCGGATACAACGTCATGAAGGGCTACTACAGCATGCCCGAAGCCACAGAAAAGGCCATCGATGCCGAAGGCTGGCTGCATTCCGGCGACCTCGGCACCATGGACGCGGAAGGCTACGTGGTCATCACCGGACGCATCAAGGACATGATCATCCGTGGCGGCGAAAACATCTACCCGCGCGAGATAGAAGAATTCCTCTACCGCATGGAGAGCATTCAGGACATTCAGGTGGTGGGAGTGCCCAGCCGCAAATACGGCGAAGAGGTGGGAGCCTTCATCATCCCCAAAGAAGGCTGCGAAATAGCCCCCGAGGATGTGCGCGACTTCTGCCGCGGGCAGATAGCATGGCACAAGGTCCCCCGCTACATCGCCTTCGTGAAGGAATACCCCATGACCGCCAGCGGCAAGATACAAAAATACAAGCTGCGCGAAATGGCTCAGGAGCTTTTCCCAGAAGCCATGCGCTAA